A region of Gammaproteobacteria bacterium DNA encodes the following proteins:
- a CDS encoding transcriptional repressor yields METDYNYPLSRDDVHHLLQARQILPTQQRVAIAEFMFQRSQHLVAEAVRLGVNEAGCPVSKATVYNTLGLFVRKGLLREVLVDSGRTFYDSNPKPHHHLFNLDSGELLDIDAAGIDIKGLPTLSGVVLQGVELLIKVRNVDL; encoded by the coding sequence ATGGAAACAGATTACAACTATCCCTTGAGCAGAGACGACGTGCATCACCTGTTGCAGGCTCGGCAGATTTTGCCGACTCAGCAGCGAGTGGCGATTGCCGAGTTTATGTTTCAGCGCTCTCAGCATTTGGTGGCAGAGGCGGTGCGTCTGGGTGTGAATGAAGCGGGGTGTCCGGTTTCCAAAGCGACGGTTTACAATACCTTGGGTTTGTTTGTGCGTAAGGGTTTGCTGCGTGAAGTGCTGGTGGATTCGGGGCGCACCTTTTATGACAGCAATCCCAAGCCACATCATCATCTGTTTAATCTCGATTCCGGCGAATTGCTTGATATTGATGCTGCTGGCATTGACATCAAGGGTTTGCCAACCTTGTCGGGTGTGGTTCTGCAAGGGGTGGAGTTGTTGATTAAGGTGCGTAACGTCGATTTATAA
- the hisI gene encoding phosphoribosyl-AMP cyclohydrolase yields the protein MNWLDEIKWDANGLLPVIAQEASSGQVLMVAWMNHEALRLSHAKGEAVYWSRSRSKLWHKGEESGHTQLIQEMRLDCDNDVLLLQIEQRGGISCHTGRQHCFFKRLQGGQWTAVEPVLKDPKEIYK from the coding sequence ATGAATTGGTTGGATGAAATTAAGTGGGATGCCAACGGTCTGTTGCCAGTGATTGCCCAAGAGGCCAGCAGTGGCCAAGTGCTGATGGTGGCGTGGATGAACCACGAAGCGTTACGCTTGAGCCATGCAAAGGGGGAAGCGGTCTACTGGTCGCGTTCGCGCTCGAAGCTCTGGCACAAGGGCGAAGAGTCGGGGCACACACAGTTGATTCAAGAGATGCGTCTTGATTGTGATAACGATGTGTTGCTGCTGCAAATTGAACAGCGGGGCGGCATCTCTTGTCACACCGGTCGTCAGCACTGTTTTTTTAAACGCTTGCAAGGGGGTCAATGGACGGCAGTAGAGCCGGTTTTGAAAGACCCCAAAGAGATCTACAAATGA
- the hisB gene encoding imidazoleglycerol-phosphate dehydratase HisB translates to MSARTANVSRDTLETQITVAINLDGTGQTHFETGVPFLDHMLDQIGRHGLIDLNIVANGDHEIDDHHTVEDIGITLGQAFSAALGDKKGIVRYGHAYVPLDEALSRVVIDFSGRPGIEMRAEMPRSMVGSFDTDLVFEFFQGFVNHANVSLHIDNLHGRNTHHIIETIFKAFGRALRMAIAHDPRMAGIMPSTKGSL, encoded by the coding sequence ATGTCTGCGCGTACCGCCAACGTCTCCCGAGACACTTTGGAGACCCAAATCACAGTTGCCATTAACCTTGATGGCACAGGTCAAACCCACTTCGAAACCGGTGTGCCTTTTTTGGATCACATGCTGGATCAGATTGGCCGTCATGGCCTGATCGACCTCAATATTGTTGCCAACGGCGACCATGAAATTGACGATCACCACACCGTAGAAGACATCGGCATCACTTTGGGGCAGGCCTTCAGCGCTGCACTGGGTGATAAAAAAGGCATCGTCCGTTACGGTCATGCCTATGTGCCTTTGGATGAAGCGTTGTCACGGGTGGTGATCGACTTCTCCGGTCGGCCTGGCATTGAGATGCGCGCTGAAATGCCGCGCTCAATGGTGGGTAGTTTTGACACGGATCTGGTGTTTGAGTTTTTCCAAGGTTTTGTCAATCACGCCAATGTGAGCTTGCACATCGACAACCTGCACGGGCGCAATACCCACCACATAATCGAAACCATCTTTAAAGCCTTCGGTCGGGCGCTGCGCATGGCGATTGCACATGACCCGCGCATGGCAGGCATCATGCCCTCCACCAAAGGCAGCTTGTAG
- the hisH gene encoding imidazole glycerol phosphate synthase subunit HisH has product MTTIAVIDYGMGNLRSVSKAMEHVVAKGDKVIVTDDPAKIRAASRVVFPGQGAAKDCMAQLAQHKVIEAVMEAAAEKPFLGICMGLQVLLSHSEENGGVDCLDLFSGKVRFFGQELRDTDSNERLKIPHMGWNRVTQQQPHPLWQGIEDEARFYFVHSYFVEPDDLSLRVGSSVYGERFATALARENVFSCQFHPEKSAHDGLQLLHNFARWSV; this is encoded by the coding sequence ATGACAACAATTGCGGTGATTGATTACGGCATGGGCAATTTGCGCTCGGTCTCCAAAGCGATGGAACATGTGGTGGCCAAGGGTGACAAGGTCATTGTCACCGATGATCCAGCAAAAATTCGCGCTGCCTCGCGGGTGGTGTTTCCCGGCCAAGGTGCGGCTAAAGATTGCATGGCGCAGTTGGCGCAGCACAAGGTGATCGAGGCGGTGATGGAGGCGGCGGCTGAGAAGCCTTTTTTGGGCATCTGCATGGGTCTGCAAGTGCTGCTCTCGCACAGCGAAGAGAACGGTGGCGTTGATTGCCTTGATCTGTTTTCAGGCAAGGTGCGCTTTTTTGGTCAAGAGTTGCGCGATACAGATTCCAATGAACGGCTGAAAATCCCTCACATGGGCTGGAACCGCGTCACTCAGCAGCAGCCCCATCCGTTGTGGCAGGGCATTGAAGATGAGGCGCGTTTCTATTTTGTTCACAGTTACTTTGTTGAGCCAGATGACCTGAGTTTGCGGGTGGGCAGCAGTGTTTATGGTGAGCGTTTTGCGACCGCCCTTGCCCGTGAGAACGTCTTTTCCTGTCAGTTTCATCCTGAAAAGAGCGCCCACGACGGTTTGCAGTTGTTGCACAATTTTGCCCGCTGGTCGGTTTGA
- a CDS encoding AAA family ATPase, whose translation MIIHAVYAENLLKYKKLVLEDLPEKGLISISGQNEAGKSTTGEVICFALFGRTFSLSPENISKALRWGESRCQVTVTFSVGDSKRYQVTRYLDDDNNQGVKVNEEGHEDVPLARGISACEALLGNLIGFRYEEFIESFYLAQREITTPHPHSHAVKTMAGIAALEEVAQSIEVALPTEQESLDTATGRCDELSQQLAELALEEGLLARLQQQQHELSGALKEQRRAAERLQEDVKGYAFMIPELSVRKQVCRGQRSRSRWFVALSFILMSVFLGGWFLLTEQAESRPAQQVSLWLLENVDGWQASWVGWGLTAGLLLLLSGFFFLSRSGVAKRNLRALMQEQEQGVEKFQQSFQALHELQGEDDEKAAERARVTQALAEAENSLSVVQECSAALLVASDESMECNQQQGSELASSIEVEKGRCRRELELQGMRQAFEEKQAEVEMRIQVRETALALLEGSCRHIAVRFNRDVRSMAGESLPSLTDGRYQHLEVDADLNVRVFSNEKRDFMVLDEVSSGTQRQIMLALRLALSQELANTAIEGGQFLFLDEPFAFFDEQRMRSSLKVLPNISRELSQIFVISQEFPADVEFDMKIRCARSIDELTATLE comes from the coding sequence ATGATCATTCATGCGGTTTATGCAGAGAATTTACTCAAATATAAAAAATTGGTGCTGGAAGACCTACCCGAAAAGGGTCTGATCTCCATCAGTGGGCAAAATGAGGCGGGTAAAAGCACCACCGGTGAGGTGATCTGTTTTGCTCTGTTTGGGCGTACCTTTTCTCTTTCGCCAGAGAACATTTCCAAAGCACTGCGTTGGGGTGAGTCCCGCTGTCAGGTGACGGTGACCTTCAGTGTCGGTGACAGTAAACGTTATCAAGTGACCCGCTATCTGGACGACGACAATAATCAGGGGGTGAAGGTCAATGAAGAGGGGCATGAGGATGTGCCCTTGGCGCGAGGCATTTCCGCTTGTGAGGCGTTGTTGGGTAATTTGATTGGTTTTCGGTACGAGGAGTTTATCGAGTCCTTTTATTTGGCGCAGCGCGAAATCACCACGCCACACCCTCACAGCCATGCGGTGAAAACCATGGCGGGTATTGCTGCTTTGGAAGAGGTGGCGCAGAGCATTGAAGTGGCTCTGCCCACGGAGCAGGAGAGTCTGGATACGGCCACGGGACGTTGTGATGAGCTGAGCCAACAGCTGGCGGAGCTGGCGTTGGAGGAGGGTCTGTTGGCGCGTTTGCAACAGCAGCAACATGAGCTGAGCGGCGCACTGAAGGAGCAGCGGCGTGCGGCAGAACGGTTGCAAGAGGATGTCAAAGGTTATGCCTTTATGATTCCCGAGTTGAGCGTGCGTAAGCAGGTGTGTCGTGGACAACGGAGTCGTTCACGCTGGTTTGTCGCGCTGAGTTTTATCTTGATGTCGGTTTTTCTGGGTGGTTGGTTTTTGTTGACCGAGCAGGCAGAGAGCAGGCCTGCACAGCAAGTGTCGCTGTGGTTGCTGGAAAATGTTGATGGTTGGCAAGCGTCGTGGGTGGGTTGGGGTTTGACGGCGGGGTTGCTGCTGCTGTTGAGCGGCTTTTTTTTCCTGAGCCGCAGCGGTGTGGCAAAACGAAATCTGCGCGCTTTGATGCAAGAGCAGGAGCAGGGGGTGGAAAAATTTCAGCAGAGCTTCCAAGCCCTGCATGAGTTGCAAGGTGAAGACGATGAGAAGGCGGCGGAGAGGGCGCGTGTAACGCAGGCGTTGGCAGAAGCGGAAAACAGTTTGTCGGTGGTGCAGGAGTGCAGTGCGGCGTTGTTGGTGGCATCCGATGAGTCGATGGAGTGCAATCAGCAGCAAGGCTCGGAGTTGGCGTCCTCTATTGAGGTTGAGAAGGGGCGTTGTCGGCGCGAGCTGGAGTTGCAAGGTATGCGACAGGCTTTCGAGGAGAAACAGGCGGAAGTTGAGATGCGCATTCAGGTACGTGAAACGGCGTTGGCCTTATTGGAAGGCTCGTGTCGTCACATTGCGGTGCGTTTTAATCGGGATGTGCGTTCGATGGCTGGGGAGAGTTTGCCTTCTTTAACCGATGGTCGTTATCAACATTTAGAGGTGGATGCAGATCTAAATGTGCGTGTGTTCTCTAATGAAAAGCGCGATTTTATGGTCTTGGATGAGGTCTCCAGCGGCACTCAACGGCAAATTATGTTGGCCTTACGGTTGGCACTCTCACAAGAGCTGGCCAATACCGCCATTGAGGGTGGTCAATTTCTCTTTTTGGATGAACCCTTTGCCTTTTTTGATGAGCAGAGAATGCGCAGTTCATTGAAGGTGCTGCCGAACATCAGCCGCGAACTGTCACAGATCTTTGTCATTTCTCAGGAGTTTCCTGCCGATGTGGAGTTTGATATGAAGATTCGTTGTGCGCGTTCCATTGACGAGTTAACTGCCACACTGGAGTGA
- the tatB gene encoding Sec-independent protein translocase protein TatB: MFDIGFWEISLIGVIALLVIGPERLPAVARTVGLWVGKMQRFVSNVKDDVNRELETENLKKMLGDQESQIQELKGIMSNVQKEVNEGVQKAQDSLDTLESEQSKTADKKV, translated from the coding sequence ATGTTTGATATTGGTTTTTGGGAAATCTCCCTGATTGGTGTGATTGCTTTATTGGTGATCGGTCCTGAACGTTTGCCCGCTGTGGCACGCACGGTGGGTCTGTGGGTGGGCAAAATGCAGCGTTTTGTCAGCAACGTCAAAGACGATGTTAATCGTGAGCTGGAGACAGAGAATCTAAAGAAGATGCTCGGAGATCAAGAGTCACAGATTCAGGAGCTGAAAGGCATCATGAGTAACGTGCAAAAAGAGGTCAATGAGGGGGTGCAAAAAGCACAGGACTCTCTGGACACCTTGGAATCTGAGCAGAGCAAAACAGCGGATAAAAAAGTATGA
- a CDS encoding phosphoribosyl-ATP diphosphatase, whose protein sequence is MSDVLTQLAKELEQRKSADASSSYVASLYAKGLDTILKKVGEEAVETIIAAKGEDKNALVYETADLWFHTLVMLADQGLGPDDVLNELQRRFGLSGLEEKASRKLK, encoded by the coding sequence ATGAGTGATGTGTTAACGCAGTTGGCCAAGGAGCTAGAGCAGCGTAAATCGGCGGATGCCAGCAGTTCTTATGTGGCCAGCTTGTACGCCAAGGGTCTGGATACCATTTTGAAAAAGGTGGGAGAAGAGGCGGTAGAGACGATTATTGCCGCCAAGGGCGAGGATAAAAACGCCTTGGTCTACGAGACCGCAGATTTATGGTTCCATACCTTGGTGATGCTTGCGGATCAAGGTTTGGGACCGGATGATGTATTGAACGAGTTGCAGCGCCGTTTTGGCCTTTCTGGGCTGGAAGAGAAAGCGTCCCGCAAATTAAAATAA
- the hisF gene encoding imidazole glycerol phosphate synthase subunit HisF, whose protein sequence is MGLAKRIIPCLDVDNGRVVKGVKFVEIRDAGDPVEIAQRYDREGADEITFLDITATAHERDTMVHVVEAIASEVFIPLTVGGGIRTVEDVRTMLIAGADKIAINSAAVFRPEFVREAADKVGSQCIVVAIDAKQVSGEGEPKRWEIFTHGGRKTTGLDAVAWAKKMAAYGAGEILLTSMDRDGTKIGFNLELTRAICDAVSVPVIASGGVGNLDHLCEGVLQGGADAVLAASIFHFGEYSIGEAKQHMAKRGIEVRL, encoded by the coding sequence ATGGGGCTGGCAAAACGCATTATTCCCTGTCTCGATGTGGACAATGGCCGAGTGGTGAAAGGGGTCAAGTTCGTCGAGATTCGTGATGCCGGTGATCCGGTGGAGATCGCACAGCGTTACGACCGCGAAGGTGCTGATGAGATTACTTTTCTCGACATCACCGCCACCGCCCACGAGCGCGATACGATGGTGCATGTGGTGGAGGCCATCGCTTCGGAGGTGTTTATCCCGCTCACCGTTGGCGGCGGCATTCGCACGGTGGAGGACGTACGCACGATGTTGATCGCCGGAGCGGATAAAATAGCGATTAATTCGGCGGCGGTGTTTCGGCCTGAGTTTGTGCGTGAAGCGGCGGATAAAGTCGGTTCACAGTGCATTGTGGTGGCCATTGATGCCAAACAAGTCAGCGGCGAAGGCGAGCCAAAACGCTGGGAAATTTTTACTCACGGTGGGCGTAAAACCACCGGCTTGGATGCGGTGGCGTGGGCAAAAAAGATGGCGGCTTACGGTGCGGGGGAGATTTTGCTCACCAGCATGGATCGAGACGGCACCAAAATCGGTTTTAATCTGGAGCTGACCCGTGCTATATGTGATGCGGTTTCGGTGCCGGTGATCGCTTCTGGTGGTGTGGGTAACTTGGATCACCTTTGTGAAGGGGTGTTGCAGGGCGGTGCTGATGCGGTGTTGGCAGCGAGTATTTTTCATTTTGGAGAGTACAGCATCGGTGAAGCAAAACAGCACATGGCCAAACGGGGTATCGAGGTGCGTCTTTAA
- a CDS encoding Sec-independent protein translocase subunit TatA gives MGISIWQLVIILAIVLVLFGAKRLRNIGGDLGSAVKGFKSAMSDGNSDEAKKLADKAATDATAERSASAEPEKKEQPKS, from the coding sequence ATGGGTATTAGTATTTGGCAGTTGGTGATTATTCTGGCGATTGTGTTGGTGCTGTTTGGTGCCAAACGCTTGCGTAATATCGGCGGTGATTTAGGCTCGGCAGTGAAGGGCTTTAAAAGCGCCATGAGCGACGGCAACAGCGATGAGGCGAAAAAGCTGGCGGATAAAGCCGCCACTGACGCGACAGCTGAGCGCAGCGCCAGTGCGGAACCTGAGAAAAAAGAACAACCCAAAAGTTAA
- a CDS encoding porin family protein, with amino-acid sequence MVCKVISRRVAGSILPLLLAVSAFSEAGWVAEVPRSPSYIGFNVGSSELAGTTLGTVAMSNLNLRLGYHFADYLAVEGHVGWGSDNTGVLLKSPNSRYASLFLRLDLPYDRVNLYLLAGGSYFESDVATTTAIKKGNETSPAYGVGIELFGNRDTALTLEISRYLQNTVEDRYDSIGVGFVTHFGWPRLR; translated from the coding sequence ATGGTCTGCAAGGTAATATCACGGAGAGTAGCGGGTTCTATTTTACCTCTGTTGTTGGCGGTTTCAGCGTTCTCTGAGGCGGGCTGGGTCGCCGAAGTGCCGCGTTCTCCGTCCTACATTGGTTTTAATGTCGGCAGCAGTGAGTTGGCGGGCACGACCTTGGGGACGGTGGCGATGTCTAACTTGAACCTGCGTTTGGGTTATCATTTTGCTGATTATCTTGCCGTTGAAGGTCATGTGGGTTGGGGTTCTGATAATACGGGGGTGTTATTGAAGTCACCTAACAGCCGTTATGCCTCGCTCTTTTTACGTCTTGATCTGCCTTATGATCGGGTTAATTTGTACCTGTTGGCCGGTGGCAGTTATTTTGAATCGGATGTGGCAACCACCACGGCGATAAAGAAAGGCAATGAAACCTCTCCTGCTTACGGGGTGGGCATTGAGCTGTTTGGCAACCGTGATACGGCGTTGACCTTAGAAATCAGCCGGTATTTGCAGAATACGGTTGAAGATCGTTACGATTCAATAGGCGTTGGTTTCGTAACTCATTTTGGTTGGCCGCGTCTGCGTTAG
- a CDS encoding transposase — MARPLRLEITGGLYHISSYGKAGDAVFKDDHDRQQFLHILGDVCQRMGWKCHAYSLLNQGYQLLIETPKANLCKGMRQLNGVFTQNFNQRRQQSGALFQGRYKAIIAEKKSYLLRLNHHIVRAPQQAGLCRSALQWRWSSYQATFGAVAAPAWLDVVSCLHSFGKQNKKARDAYRHYIRSPQDSDALWTEVQQQIYLGSPTFIKRLQKKMAQHQTTPQHSSMRPITSQDQNGLAHYQKRYKNRNQAIAAAYLSGKYTLQSIGHFFDLHYTTVSRIVKQHEQT; from the coding sequence ATGGCCAGACCTTTACGACTCGAAATTACCGGTGGACTCTACCACATCAGCTCTTACGGAAAGGCTGGAGATGCCGTCTTCAAAGACGATCATGACCGGCAACAGTTCCTGCACATCTTAGGCGATGTCTGTCAGCGCATGGGCTGGAAGTGCCACGCTTACAGCCTGCTGAATCAGGGCTATCAACTGCTGATCGAAACCCCAAAAGCCAATCTCTGCAAAGGCATGCGCCAGCTCAATGGCGTCTTCACCCAAAATTTTAATCAGCGCCGCCAGCAGAGCGGCGCTCTTTTTCAAGGACGCTACAAAGCGATTATCGCCGAAAAAAAATCGTATCTGTTGCGTCTAAACCACCACATTGTGCGCGCCCCGCAGCAAGCCGGTCTGTGCCGTTCCGCGCTGCAATGGCGCTGGAGCAGCTACCAAGCAACCTTTGGTGCTGTTGCCGCCCCCGCTTGGCTGGACGTTGTAAGCTGCCTGCACTCCTTTGGCAAACAGAACAAAAAAGCGCGTGATGCCTACCGACACTACATTCGCAGCCCACAAGACAGCGATGCCCTCTGGACTGAAGTGCAACAACAGATCTACCTTGGCAGCCCCACGTTTATCAAACGACTACAGAAAAAAATGGCGCAGCACCAAACAACGCCGCAGCACTCCTCCATGAGGCCAATCACATCACAAGATCAAAACGGTCTTGCCCACTACCAAAAACGCTACAAAAACCGCAACCAAGCCATTGCTGCCGCCTATCTGTCAGGCAAATACACGCTGCAAAGCATCGGCCATTTTTTTGATCTGCACTACACCACCGTCAGCCGCATCGTCAAACAGCACGAACAAACCTGA
- the hisA gene encoding 1-(5-phosphoribosyl)-5-[(5-phosphoribosylamino)methylideneamino]imidazole-4-carboxamide isomerase, whose product MLLIPAIDLKNGQCVRLRQGRMDDDTVFGDDPVAMASRWVDAGARRLHLVDLDGAFAGKPVNAGVIGAIAKKYPELPIQVGGGIRNADSIAAYLDAGVSYAIIGTQAVRDPSFVTEACKRFAGHIIVGLDANDGKVALEGWAEASDVDAIELAKRFEGDGVSAIVYTDISRDGMMQGVNRDATQQLAEAMDIPVIASGGVSNMDDIRGLIEVRESGIMGAIIGRAIYEGSIDLAQAQALTDELVGG is encoded by the coding sequence ATGCTGTTAATCCCCGCAATTGATTTAAAAAATGGCCAATGTGTGCGCCTGCGTCAAGGCCGTATGGACGACGATACGGTCTTTGGTGATGATCCCGTGGCGATGGCCAGTCGCTGGGTGGATGCGGGTGCGCGTCGTCTGCATCTGGTGGATCTGGACGGGGCGTTTGCCGGTAAGCCGGTTAATGCAGGGGTGATTGGCGCAATTGCGAAAAAATACCCTGAGCTGCCGATTCAGGTGGGTGGTGGGATTCGCAACGCCGACAGCATAGCCGCTTATTTGGATGCGGGGGTCAGCTACGCCATCATCGGCACCCAGGCGGTGCGTGATCCGAGTTTTGTCACCGAAGCTTGCAAACGTTTTGCCGGTCACATCATTGTGGGTCTGGATGCCAACGACGGCAAGGTGGCGCTGGAAGGCTGGGCTGAGGCCTCTGATGTGGATGCCATCGAGCTGGCAAAACGTTTTGAGGGAGATGGCGTTTCAGCCATTGTTTACACCGACATCAGCCGTGACGGCATGATGCAGGGGGTCAACCGTGACGCGACTCAGCAGTTGGCGGAAGCGATGGACATCCCTGTCATCGCCTCCGGTGGGGTGAGCAATATGGACGACATTCGGGGCCTGATCGAGGTGCGTGAGTCGGGCATTATGGGCGCGATTATTGGCCGTGCTATTTACGAAGGCAGCATTGATCTGGCACAGGCGCAAGCCTTGACAGACGAGTTGGTCGGAGGCTGA